A stretch of Leucobacter aridicollis DNA encodes these proteins:
- a CDS encoding ABC transporter permease, whose protein sequence is MSSHALSDTGALTARSLTHILRSPDTIITTAVTPVALMLLFVFVLGGAINTGSSDSYINYMLPGILLITIASGIAYTAYRLFLDMQGGIFERFQSMPIARSSVLWAHVLTSLAANLVSIGLVIGVALLLGFRTSASPAAWLAVIGILALFTLALTWVAVIAGLSAKTVDGASAFSYPLIFLPFISSAFVPTASMPGPVAWFAEHQPVTAIVDSIRNLFAGAPVGSELWVALAWLVGILAVAYGAAILIYRRKIR, encoded by the coding sequence ATGAGCTCACACGCGCTCTCAGACACCGGCGCGCTCACCGCGCGCTCCCTCACGCACATCCTGCGCAGCCCCGACACGATCATCACGACGGCGGTCACCCCGGTGGCGCTGATGCTGCTCTTCGTGTTCGTACTCGGCGGCGCGATCAATACGGGCTCCAGCGACTCGTACATTAACTACATGCTGCCCGGCATCCTGCTCATCACGATCGCGTCGGGGATCGCGTACACCGCCTACCGGCTGTTCCTCGACATGCAGGGTGGCATCTTTGAGCGGTTCCAGTCGATGCCGATCGCCCGGTCGAGCGTGCTCTGGGCGCACGTGCTCACGTCGCTCGCGGCGAACCTCGTGTCGATCGGGCTCGTCATCGGCGTCGCGCTGCTCCTCGGCTTCCGCACGAGCGCGTCGCCTGCCGCGTGGCTCGCGGTCATCGGGATCCTCGCCCTGTTCACGCTCGCCCTCACCTGGGTCGCCGTCATCGCCGGACTCTCGGCGAAGACCGTCGACGGCGCGAGCGCGTTCAGCTACCCGCTGATCTTCCTGCCGTTCATCAGCTCGGCGTTCGTCCCGACGGCGAGCATGCCCGGCCCCGTCGCCTGGTTCGCCGAGCACCAGCCAGTCACGGCGATCGTGGACTCGATCCGCAACCTGTTCGCAGGCGCCCCAGTCGGGAGCGAGCTGTGGGTCGCCCTCGCCTGGCTCGTCGGGATTCTCGCCGTCGCGTATGGCGCCGCGATCCTGATCTACCGCCGAAAGATCAGGTAG
- a CDS encoding efflux RND transporter permease subunit produces MQFLTVLSLKNRALIALVTIVAAVFGFLGMSSLKQELMPSVEFPAIAVITTYPGASPDVVNNDVSGPVETALRGVPKLESTTATSSTGMSVVLAQFTYGVDVAATEQKVERAVSRISQTLPETADTQVVAGSVDDLPVIQIAVTPPNGEDPEETAKLIERVVVPEIGDLDGVREAQLSGARGDRVTIVPNADKLASAGMSQQRITDALQQSGVLIAGGTVDDTTNTLAVQLGSELNSAEDIASIPVPRSTEDFMAYQQALQAQQQLAEQTAQAQAQPGAQLPQTAAPDADQAVTAPKLPDVVTIGDVADVSLEANPVTSISRINGEPALTIAVTKMSQANTVEVSHVVQEKLDELSTQLGDVKLNVIFDQAPYVEQSIESLTTEGLLGLVFAVLVILVFLMSVRATLVTAISIPTSVLLAFVGLNFADYTLNMLTLGALTISIGRVVDDSIVVIENIKRHLVEGEDRATAILRAVREVAGAITAATITTVAVFLPMAFVSGMVGELFRPFAFTVTIALAASLLVSLTIVPVLAYWFLKPESRPAAVDGAAVENASEHDHRGNWLARGYRPIIEWTLGKPGITLILSVLVLAGTVLATPLMKTTFMSEDEQNSVGLTQTLAPGASLDEQLAQAERVEDALSGLDEVETVQVTIGSAGGMMAMFGGGSDGAINYSLTLDPDADQAQAKDDIRAAVDKISDAGEFSIGQSGGGMSMSSAIQVNVTAPDQETLAEASDDIVAALKKQDGLQQVESDLAMSRPYVRVAVDREKAAEAGLSEAAVGGMAAKSMQPSQVGRITIDDSTVNVYLDLGTAPTDVDGVKALKLQTGAGEKRLDELATVEIADGPVTVRTENNVRMVTVSALPVGDDLGAAGTQVTAALDSVDLPAGASASIGGVMSQQEEAFQQLGIALLAAILIVYVVMVATFRSLLQPLLLLVSVPFAATGAMLLLIATGIPLGVASLIGVLMLVGIVVTNAIVLIDLVNQYRERGDSLRDAVLHGSLQRLRPIVMTALATILALTPMALGITGKGGFISQPLAVVVIGGLLSSTVLTLVVLPTLYYLVERKREESRDRRTAKRAAKAAGAGAALAGAGAGAHGGAVDAEPADAPGAAAVPEHAAPEAEAEAEAEPAPEAVAPGETTLPGAGPEPEAAPEPAPAPEPEPAPDTTFDGGPSADTEERNS; encoded by the coding sequence ATGCAGTTTCTTACAGTGCTCAGCCTCAAAAACCGGGCACTCATTGCGCTCGTGACCATCGTGGCCGCAGTCTTCGGCTTCCTCGGGATGTCCTCCCTCAAGCAGGAGCTCATGCCGTCAGTCGAGTTCCCGGCGATCGCCGTGATCACGACCTACCCGGGGGCCTCTCCTGACGTCGTGAACAACGACGTCTCGGGGCCGGTCGAGACCGCGCTGCGCGGCGTTCCGAAACTCGAGAGCACGACCGCGACGTCGAGCACAGGCATGTCCGTCGTGCTCGCCCAGTTCACCTACGGCGTCGACGTCGCTGCGACCGAACAAAAGGTCGAACGCGCCGTCAGCCGGATCTCGCAGACGCTGCCGGAGACCGCGGACACCCAGGTCGTTGCCGGCAGCGTCGACGACCTCCCGGTGATCCAGATCGCCGTCACGCCCCCGAACGGCGAGGACCCCGAGGAGACCGCGAAGCTCATCGAGCGCGTCGTCGTCCCCGAGATCGGCGACCTCGACGGGGTGCGCGAGGCACAGCTCTCGGGCGCACGCGGCGACCGCGTGACCATCGTGCCGAACGCCGACAAGCTCGCCTCAGCTGGCATGAGCCAGCAGCGCATCACCGACGCCCTGCAGCAGAGCGGCGTGCTCATCGCCGGCGGCACGGTCGACGACACAACGAACACGCTCGCCGTGCAGCTCGGTTCCGAACTCAACTCGGCGGAAGATATCGCATCGATCCCGGTGCCGCGCAGCACCGAGGACTTCATGGCCTACCAGCAGGCCCTTCAAGCGCAGCAACAGCTCGCTGAGCAGACCGCACAGGCGCAAGCTCAGCCAGGCGCACAGCTCCCGCAGACCGCGGCCCCCGACGCTGACCAAGCCGTGACCGCGCCGAAGCTGCCCGACGTCGTCACCATCGGAGACGTCGCCGACGTCTCGCTTGAGGCGAACCCCGTCACGAGCATCTCGCGAATCAACGGGGAGCCCGCGCTCACCATCGCCGTGACCAAGATGTCACAGGCGAACACCGTCGAGGTCTCGCACGTTGTGCAGGAGAAGCTCGACGAACTCTCGACGCAGCTCGGCGACGTGAAGCTCAATGTGATCTTCGACCAGGCGCCCTACGTGGAACAGTCCATCGAGTCGCTCACCACGGAGGGCCTGCTCGGGCTCGTGTTTGCCGTGCTCGTGATCCTCGTCTTCCTCATGTCCGTGCGCGCGACGCTCGTGACCGCGATCTCCATCCCCACGTCGGTGCTGCTCGCATTCGTCGGATTGAACTTCGCGGACTACACGCTAAACATGCTGACGCTCGGCGCGCTCACGATCTCGATCGGCCGAGTCGTCGACGACTCGATCGTCGTCATTGAGAACATCAAACGCCACCTCGTCGAAGGCGAGGACCGGGCGACAGCGATCCTTCGCGCCGTCCGCGAGGTTGCCGGAGCGATTACGGCCGCGACAATCACGACGGTCGCGGTGTTCCTGCCGATGGCGTTTGTCAGCGGCATGGTCGGCGAACTGTTCCGGCCGTTCGCGTTCACGGTGACGATCGCGCTCGCCGCATCGCTGCTGGTCTCGCTGACGATCGTGCCGGTGCTCGCGTACTGGTTCCTGAAGCCCGAGTCACGGCCCGCCGCGGTTGACGGCGCAGCCGTCGAGAATGCGTCGGAGCACGATCACCGAGGCAACTGGCTGGCCCGCGGCTACCGGCCGATCATTGAGTGGACGCTTGGAAAGCCGGGCATCACCCTGATCCTGTCCGTGCTCGTGCTCGCGGGCACCGTGCTCGCGACCCCGCTCATGAAGACGACGTTCATGAGCGAGGACGAACAGAACTCCGTCGGGCTCACCCAGACCCTCGCGCCCGGCGCGAGCCTCGACGAGCAGCTCGCGCAGGCCGAACGGGTCGAAGACGCGCTCTCGGGGCTCGACGAGGTCGAGACCGTCCAGGTCACCATCGGCTCCGCTGGCGGCATGATGGCGATGTTCGGCGGCGGTAGCGACGGCGCGATCAACTACTCGCTCACGCTCGATCCGGACGCCGACCAGGCGCAGGCCAAGGACGACATTCGCGCCGCGGTCGACAAGATCTCCGACGCCGGAGAGTTCTCCATCGGACAGTCGGGCGGCGGCATGTCGATGTCGAGCGCGATCCAGGTGAACGTGACCGCGCCAGACCAGGAAACCCTTGCCGAGGCGAGCGACGACATCGTCGCCGCGCTGAAGAAGCAGGACGGGCTGCAGCAGGTCGAGAGCGACCTGGCGATGTCGCGGCCCTACGTGCGCGTCGCCGTGGATCGCGAGAAGGCCGCCGAGGCCGGGCTCAGCGAGGCCGCGGTGGGCGGCATGGCAGCGAAGAGCATGCAGCCGAGCCAGGTCGGGCGCATAACGATCGACGACTCGACGGTAAACGTCTACCTCGACCTCGGCACGGCCCCGACCGACGTCGACGGCGTGAAGGCGCTCAAGCTGCAGACCGGCGCCGGCGAGAAGCGACTCGACGAGCTTGCGACCGTCGAAATCGCGGACGGCCCGGTGACGGTGCGCACCGAGAACAACGTGCGAATGGTCACGGTATCGGCGCTGCCGGTGGGCGACGACCTCGGTGCGGCTGGCACGCAGGTCACCGCAGCGCTCGACAGCGTCGACCTGCCAGCCGGTGCGTCCGCCAGTATCGGCGGCGTCATGTCGCAGCAGGAAGAAGCGTTCCAGCAGCTGGGGATTGCGCTGCTCGCGGCGATCCTCATCGTCTACGTCGTGATGGTCGCGACGTTCCGCAGCCTGCTGCAGCCGCTGCTACTGCTCGTCTCCGTGCCGTTCGCTGCAACGGGCGCGATGCTGCTACTCATCGCGACTGGCATTCCGCTCGGCGTCGCATCGCTCATCGGCGTGCTTATGCTCGTTGGCATCGTAGTGACGAACGCGATCGTGCTCATCGACCTTGTGAACCAGTACCGAGAACGTGGCGACAGCCTGCGCGACGCGGTGCTGCACGGCTCGCTGCAGCGTCTCAGGCCGATCGTCATGACCGCGCTCGCGACCATCCTCGCGCTCACCCCGATGGCGCTCGGAATCACTGGTAAGGGCGGGTTCATCTCGCAGCCGCTCGCCGTCGTCGTGATCGGTGGTCTGCTGTCGTCGACCGTGCTGACCCTCGTCGTGTTGCCGACGCTCTACTACCTCGTCGAGCGCAAACGCGAAGAGTCGCGTGACCGCCGGACCGCCAAGCGTGCCGCCAAGGCGGCTGGCGCCGGGGCTGCCCTTGCTGGTGCTGGTGCTGGTGCTCACGGGGGCGCCGTCGACGCCGAGCCGGCTGACGCTCCTGGTGCGGCCGCGGTGCCGGAGCACGCCGCGCCCGAGGCTGAGGCTGAGGCTGAGGCCGAGCCCGCGCCGGAAGCCGTTGCCCCCGGCGAGACCACCTTGCCAGGGGCCGGGCCTGAGCCTGAGGCCGCGCCCGAGCCCGCGCCCGCGCCTGAGCCTGAGCCCGCGCCCGACACCACATTTGACGGCGGGCCCTCTGCCGACACCGAAGAACGGAACAGCTAA
- a CDS encoding acyl-CoA dehydrogenase, with amino-acid sequence MADNAPRINVQQVSDALLGKWKTERLEARELVRSRPSLHTIPGQPMDEHRIRVLSQLHELVEAGAIQRAYPKYLGGGDNHGGNVAAFQELVLADPSMQIKGGVQWGLFGSAILHLGNKAHHEKWLPDVMSLKLPGAFAMTEIGHGSDVASIGTTATYDPDTEEFEIHTPFKGAWKEFLGNAALHGQAAVVFAQLITRGVNHGVHAFFVPIRTPEGKLLPGVGSEDDGVKGGLNGIDNGRLHFTNVRIPRENLLNRYGDVAADGTYSSHIESPGRRFFTMIGTLVQGRVSLDGSAVRAMQAALTIAIRYGTQRRQFPGASGRETVLMDYGQHQRRLLPRLAETYAMAFAHERLLTVFDEVFSGVKDTDENREDLETLAAGLKSLSTWAALDTLQEAREACGGAGFIAKNRLTGLRADLDIYVTFEGDNTVLLQLVGKRLLTDYAAQFKDGDKAALARAAASQIGDRVSRFGLRQLGQSIADFGQTARSVESFRSPEAQRELLTDRVETMVAEVAGALRDATKDVPKAERAARSEDAFNAQQHKLIEAARAHAELLQWEAFTEELEKLTDPGTKQVMTWLRDLFGLTVIERNMTWYLVHGRMSGKRAESVTAYIDRLLGRVREHALDLVDAFGLDDALLRAEIATGIEEERQQEAQNYVDEQRAAGLWPVHEKELRAQAKAAAKAAEKAAATAS; translated from the coding sequence ATGGCCGACAACGCCCCTCGCATCAACGTCCAGCAGGTGAGCGACGCGCTCCTCGGCAAGTGGAAGACCGAGCGCCTCGAAGCCAGGGAGCTCGTGCGCTCGAGGCCGAGCCTGCACACGATCCCCGGGCAGCCGATGGACGAGCACCGTATCCGGGTGCTCAGCCAGCTGCACGAGCTCGTTGAGGCGGGCGCGATCCAGCGCGCGTACCCGAAGTACCTCGGTGGCGGCGACAACCACGGTGGCAACGTCGCGGCGTTTCAGGAGCTCGTGCTCGCAGACCCCTCGATGCAGATCAAGGGCGGCGTGCAGTGGGGGCTGTTTGGCTCCGCGATCCTGCACCTTGGCAACAAGGCGCACCACGAGAAGTGGCTGCCTGACGTGATGAGCCTGAAGCTCCCCGGCGCGTTCGCGATGACCGAGATCGGGCACGGTTCCGACGTCGCGTCGATCGGCACGACCGCGACCTACGATCCCGACACCGAGGAGTTTGAGATCCACACCCCGTTCAAGGGTGCGTGGAAGGAGTTCCTCGGCAACGCCGCGCTGCACGGCCAGGCCGCGGTGGTCTTCGCCCAGCTCATCACGCGCGGGGTGAACCACGGCGTGCACGCGTTCTTCGTGCCGATCCGCACCCCCGAGGGCAAGCTGCTGCCTGGCGTCGGCAGCGAGGACGACGGCGTCAAGGGCGGCCTGAACGGAATCGACAACGGCCGGCTGCACTTCACGAACGTCAGGATCCCGCGCGAGAACCTCCTCAACCGCTACGGCGACGTCGCGGCTGACGGCACCTATTCGTCGCACATCGAGAGCCCCGGCCGCCGCTTCTTCACGATGATCGGCACGCTCGTGCAGGGCCGCGTCTCGCTCGACGGCTCGGCCGTGCGCGCGATGCAGGCGGCGCTCACCATCGCGATCCGGTACGGCACGCAGCGCCGCCAGTTCCCGGGCGCATCGGGCCGTGAGACCGTGCTCATGGACTACGGCCAGCACCAGCGGCGCCTGCTGCCCCGGCTCGCGGAGACCTACGCAATGGCGTTCGCGCACGAGCGGCTGCTCACGGTGTTTGACGAGGTGTTCTCGGGCGTGAAGGACACCGACGAGAACCGCGAGGATCTCGAGACCCTCGCCGCCGGCCTGAAGTCGCTCTCGACGTGGGCGGCGCTCGACACCCTGCAGGAGGCGCGCGAGGCCTGCGGTGGCGCGGGCTTCATCGCGAAGAACCGCCTGACGGGCCTGCGCGCCGATCTCGACATCTATGTCACGTTCGAGGGCGACAACACGGTGCTGCTCCAGCTTGTCGGCAAGCGCCTGCTCACCGACTACGCCGCGCAGTTCAAAGACGGCGACAAGGCTGCCCTCGCACGCGCGGCGGCGAGCCAGATCGGCGACCGGGTGAGCCGCTTCGGGCTCCGTCAGCTTGGCCAGAGCATCGCCGACTTCGGGCAGACCGCACGCTCGGTCGAGAGCTTCCGCAGTCCGGAGGCGCAGCGCGAGCTGCTCACCGACCGCGTCGAGACCATGGTCGCCGAGGTCGCGGGCGCGCTGCGCGACGCAACGAAGGATGTGCCGAAGGCCGAGCGTGCCGCGCGCAGCGAGGACGCGTTCAACGCCCAGCAGCACAAGCTCATTGAAGCGGCGCGCGCCCACGCCGAGCTGCTGCAGTGGGAGGCGTTCACCGAGGAGCTCGAGAAGCTCACGGATCCGGGCACGAAGCAGGTGATGACGTGGCTGCGCGACCTGTTCGGCCTCACCGTGATCGAGCGCAACATGACCTGGTACCTCGTGCACGGCCGCATGTCGGGCAAGCGCGCCGAGTCGGTCACCGCGTACATCGACAGGCTGCTCGGCCGCGTCCGCGAGCACGCGCTCGACCTCGTCGACGCGTTCGGGCTCGACGACGCCCTGCTGCGCGCGGAGATCGCGACGGGCATCGAGGAGGAGCGCCAGCAGGAGGCGCAGAACTACGTCGATGAGCAGCGCGCCGCCGGCCTCTGGCCAGTGCACGAGAAGGAGCTTCGCGCACAGGCGAAGGCTGCGGCGAAGGCCGCAGAGAAGGCCGCCGCCACCGCGAGCTGA
- a CDS encoding DEAD/DEAH box helicase, giving the protein MAQKKRRGFKAPANYDPNRTRAPKRKYGGAATGQGGSEGAGGSGRARRGQQDLGSAEDMSNSRGSGIGGADRRPSAGGRGGQAGRGGQRGRGDLGSGGGQGSERSQRPGGAERGARRLRPAGETLQNFTPKVWTTADASGRSFGDLGLGQNLVRTLGELGADSPFPIQVATIPDTIAGRDVLGRAETGSGKTIAFGAALVERLLVLKAEGKFGEPAPKKAKQAKRGERVSRGSAGATRKPKALILAPTRELALQIDRTVQPLARSVGFYTAQLVGGVPSESQVHALERGVDIVIGTPGRIRDLVERRKLDLREVQVSIVDEADHLCELGFLEETQWTLRQTERGGQRLLFSATLDRDVEELVGEFLVDPAAHEIERTVSTVPHRVYMVMREDKDAAVLEFAKIPGRVMLFSRTRAAAERITEELLDAGVSATSLHGNLSQARREINLKQFATGKARVLVATDVAARGIHIDDVDAVVQLDPPQEAKTFVHRSGRTGRAGRGGQVVTLIPRTWQKRTREMLDEAGIEPLVFEAYEPKRRPKSSGRK; this is encoded by the coding sequence ATGGCGCAGAAGAAGCGGCGCGGGTTCAAAGCCCCGGCGAACTATGACCCGAACCGCACCCGGGCCCCGAAGCGCAAGTACGGCGGGGCCGCCACCGGGCAGGGCGGCTCTGAGGGCGCTGGTGGCTCCGGCCGGGCTCGCCGTGGGCAGCAAGATCTGGGATCTGCAGAAGATATGTCGAACTCCAGGGGTTCTGGCATTGGTGGTGCAGATCGCAGGCCTAGTGCCGGTGGCAGGGGCGGCCAGGCCGGCCGGGGCGGCCAGCGCGGCCGAGGCGACCTAGGCAGCGGCGGCGGCCAGGGCAGCGAGCGGAGCCAGCGGCCGGGCGGGGCTGAGCGGGGCGCGAGGCGCCTGCGGCCAGCGGGGGAGACCCTGCAGAACTTTACGCCGAAGGTGTGGACGACTGCGGACGCCTCCGGGCGGAGCTTCGGCGACCTCGGCCTCGGGCAGAACCTCGTGCGGACGCTCGGGGAGCTCGGCGCCGACTCGCCGTTCCCGATCCAGGTCGCGACGATTCCCGACACGATTGCGGGTCGCGATGTGCTCGGCCGGGCAGAGACGGGCTCGGGCAAGACGATCGCGTTTGGCGCGGCGCTTGTCGAGCGGCTGCTTGTGCTCAAGGCCGAGGGGAAGTTCGGTGAGCCCGCGCCGAAGAAGGCCAAGCAGGCGAAGCGCGGCGAGCGCGTCTCGCGTGGTTCGGCGGGCGCGACCCGGAAACCGAAGGCGCTGATCCTCGCCCCCACCCGCGAGCTCGCGCTGCAGATCGACCGCACGGTGCAGCCGCTCGCGCGCTCGGTCGGGTTTTACACCGCGCAGCTTGTGGGCGGCGTCCCTAGCGAGTCTCAGGTGCACGCCCTTGAGCGCGGTGTCGACATCGTTATCGGCACCCCGGGACGCATCCGCGACCTCGTCGAGCGGCGCAAGCTCGATCTGCGCGAGGTGCAGGTCTCAATCGTCGACGAAGCCGATCACTTGTGCGAACTCGGGTTCCTCGAGGAGACGCAGTGGACGCTCCGGCAGACGGAGCGGGGCGGCCAACGCTTGCTCTTCTCGGCGACGCTGGACCGCGACGTCGAGGAGCTCGTCGGGGAGTTCCTCGTTGACCCCGCGGCGCACGAGATCGAGCGAACCGTATCGACGGTGCCGCACCGCGTATACATGGTGATGCGCGAGGACAAGGACGCGGCGGTGCTCGAGTTCGCGAAGATTCCCGGACGCGTCATGCTGTTCTCGCGCACCCGCGCGGCGGCCGAGCGCATTACGGAAGAGCTGCTCGACGCGGGGGTGTCCGCGACGTCGCTGCACGGTAACCTCAGCCAGGCGCGACGCGAGATCAACCTCAAGCAGTTCGCGACGGGCAAGGCGCGCGTGCTCGTTGCGACCGACGTGGCGGCGCGAGGCATCCACATCGACGATGTCGACGCCGTCGTGCAGCTCGATCCGCCGCAGGAGGCGAAGACTTTCGTGCACCGCTCGGGCCGCACCGGCCGGGCCGGCCGAGGCGGCCAGGTCGTCACGCTCATCCCTCGCACGTGGCAGAAGCGCACGCGGGAGATGCTCGACGAGGCCGGCATCGAGCCGCTCGTGTTCGAGGCGTACGAGCCGAAACGGCGCCCGAAATCGAGCGGACGCAAGTAG